Genomic window (Syntrophaceae bacterium):
TCCATCTCCTCTGGCGTGAAGCCGATCTCGTATTTACACTCGAGCAGCTTGCGGTCCTTGCTGACGAGATAGATGGCCACGCGGTCATAGCCGAAGACGTGCGCGGTTTCCTCGACGATGGCGGTCAAAACGGTGTCCAACGAGACGGGCCGGATGAGGAGGCTGCTGATCTTGTGGATGGAGGAGAGAAGCCGATCCTTGGCATGAAGATCGACGTTGTCCTGCCGGGGTGTCCATGGCGAGAGTCTTTGCTTTTCCGTCGATCTTTGCGCTTTCGGGCTCATGCGGGCCTTGGGTGGTGGGTTCCCGGCACCACGCATCAATAGATTACGCGCATCATGGCGCGCTCTGCAATGTTTTTTTCAGCCCCACCCTTTCCCGTGTCAGCCGTTCCAAGAAAAGGGAGAATGAAATCGCCGCCTGCCGATGAGCGATCCGGTTTCAGCAGGGTCTCCGCCGGTTTCAGCGTATGGGAAGCGACGCGAAGAGCCCGTTTAGGGTGTAGATGGCGACGAACCGGACGTCCCTGTCCCGTTCGATCCGATCGAGCAGGGCATCGATTTCGTCGAAGACCTCGCCGACATTCTCGACGCGGGCGGTAATGACACCCAGGAAGCCGCGCTTTTCGTACTTGACCAGCGGCTCCGGGAGCCTTCGGACCCTTGTCGCCGCCGCTCCGGCCGGAATGTACACCCTGCCGGGAATCGGTTCCGCCGCCATGACTTCGGCCACGCGGTCCCTCGTCCTGCCAAGGCAGGCTTGGGCCGGATCGGCACCCCACTGATAGATCGTTGCGGCTCTGTTCGGCGCCTTCATGTTGTCGCCTCCTCGTTCGTCAATCTGTTCGAATTCCAGCAGAGCAAAGGCCGTGCCCGGCTGCGAAGATTTCTAATTGTTCGATATTGCACAACATTTTGTGCGTCGCCCTTCGGTCGTGACCCCGGGAGAATGAAGCACTTCCTCCGCCTGCCGGCGACCCTCCGGGGAGACAAAAGAAAAACCTTTTAATATTAACCAGTTGAAAACTTGAAGCATTTGCTTTACTGCAGGAGCAGATGATTCACTCCTGTAAATCCTGTTCTTGGACGGGATGATGTGGTATGAAGCCACAGGCAAAAGGTGCAAGGACAAAGGGTCAAATCTTTGATTTAAAAATGGTTTTCTAATTCCGGGAACCCGAAACCCGGGGGCTGCAGGATGCTCGAGAAGCTGGAGGAGCAGATCAGGGCCATCGATGGGCTGGCGGGAACGTCTTCCGTTTCGGGGGAGTTCGTCCGATGGAGGGGACAGACGGAAGGGGTCCTGAAGGCCCTCTGCGGGGAGAACTCCTCCGAAGTCCAGGCCTTCAACGCAATCTATTTCACCCCGGTCTTCCTCACCTGCCGGATGGGGGACGAGGCCTTCGACGAGGCCTATCGCAACGGCCTCGAGGAGGCGCGGGCATTTCTCCTGTCGATACGGGACCGGATCATGCCGCGGGGCTGAGGGCCCTTTTTCGCCACGACACCCAGAGGGTGAGCATCCGGGTGGCCGCCATGGCCGTGATGAGCCGCGGCACCCAGAGCCAGAAGGCACTGATCCCGAAGGCCATGAACAGGATCGGGTCCTCTACCATGGAGTGGTTGATCCCGATGGAGAGCTGCAGCTCCTCGAGCTCCTCCTTTGAGATGTGCCCCTGCCTTGCTTCCTCCACGATGACGGCCCCCCCGTAGGCGAGGCCGAAGACGACGGCCGTCATCCAAAGGATTCCGACCTTCTCGCTCAGTCCCAGGACGCGCAAAAACGGCGACAGGGCCTTCACGACGGGCATGATCCATCCCATGCTCTTGGCGATTTCGAGCAGGGTGAGGATCGTCATGATGATCAGGAAAACCTTGACGGAAAGGTCCAGCATGGAGACCGCCCAGTCGTAGACCATGGCGGGGAAGGCCTGCGTGGAGGAACTGACCAGACTGCCCGCGTGGACGGCCGCGGAGGGGTTGGTCTCGATGAAAAAGGTCAGGGCCCAGACCGTGGCGACGGCGGCCGCGACACGGAACAGCGTCGCCTTCACGGGGTTGAGACCGGACTTGGCCTGGATGACCCCTTCCTGGACGAGGTTGTGGCAGATGAGCAGGAAATTGGCCAGCAGGGTCATCTCGGCGACGCTGAAGGGCAGCACCGCCATGGCCGCGATTCCGCCGTAGATACCCGTGAGCCCGCCGATGAGGATGGGCAGGGCCGCCATGGCCGGAAGGCCCATGAACCCCAGGAGGGGCGCGAGGAGAAAGTCGAGTGCGCCGAGCCACCCGGTCCAGGCGAGCACGGCCGTCAGGAAGGAAATGGGGATGATGATCTTCATCATCCACAGGAATCCGCCCCACCCCCGTTTCAATCCGCCGCTGAAGCCTTCCTTGAGTTTGGCCCGGGTTTCGGTCACGACAGCTTGATGATTCCTTTCAGGCTCCGCTCGATCTCGTCGCCCGACAGGACGCCGACCATCCGCTTCACCAGCTTCCCCTCGCGAAACAGGAGCAGGGAGGGCACGCCCTGGATGCCGTACTGCTGGGCCACCCGGGGATTGACCGCGACGTCGGTGCGGGCGATGACCGCACTGCCCTCGTACTTGACGGCGATCTCGTCGATCACGGGCGAGAGCATCCGGCAGTAAGGGCACGACGGCGAGTAGAAATAGACCAGGGCGGGCGCCCCGGAGGCCAGGACGTCGCGGGCGAACGTCCCGTCCCCGGTCTCCACGGGCCTCACGGCGAAGGCCTCGACGGCCAGCGGCGCACGGCACTTCCCGCAGCGGGGCCGGTCGTCGATGCGCGAGCGGGGGACGCGGTTCTTGGTCCCGCAGCGGAGGCACTCGATGATGACGGCTTCCTGATCCATTGCTTTCCTGAACTTCATCGGCATGCCGGGCCCACATTCCTTACGGCACAGACATCTCGACGGAGATGTGTCATCTGGCCACGTTGACCGGCACGGGCTTGAGCAGCTTCACGAGGTCAGCGGGCCTCATTTCCACGAGGAGACCCTTGCGGCCCGCGTTGATGTAGATCACGGGCAGGGAGAGGATCGTCTCCTCGACGTAGACGGGCAGGGCCTTCTTCGTGCCGAAGGGCGACGTCCCGCCCACCATGTAGCCCGTGTGGCGGTGCGCCGCCGCAGGGTCGCAGGGCTGCACCGCCTTGACGCCCAGGATGCGGGCGAGCTCCTTGGTGGAGACCTCCCGGTCGCCGTGCATGAGCACGATGAAGGGTGCTTTCTTCTCGTCCTCCATGACGAGCGTCTTGACGGTGAGGTGCTCGTCGACGCCGAGCTCCCTCGCGGCGACCTCCGTTCCCCCCCGTTCCTCGTACTTGTAGGGGCGCGGGATGAAGTCGATCCCGTTGTCCTTCAAGACCCGGATGGCCGGCGTTGCCGGTACGTGATCCTTGCTCATGGGCCTGCCCCGCGTGCGGTACGCTAGGGGTTCCTTAACACGATCGGGGGTCCTTTTGCCATCATCAATCCGCCCTCAGAGCAGCCGGTCCGTCGGCAGCGCATCCAGGATCTTTCTTTCGAGCCTCGAGACGGCGAGACGGGTGAGCCCCCGCGGACCGGCCCAGCGCAGCGGGGTGCCGCCCCCGGCAGACGGAACCGGCCCCCGGATCGAGACGGACATGACGTGCACCGTCACGGTGAAATGGGAATACCCGTGCTCGACGGAAAACAAGGCCTTCCCCGGGCTGCCCCTCAGGCTCAGCTCCTCCCGGAGCAGCCTGCGCAACCCCGCGGCCGGTGTCTCCCCTTCCCTCAGCACGCCGCCCGGGAATCGCCAGAGGCCGCCGAGCAGCCCCCGGGACGGCCGCCTTGCGAGTAGAAGTTCCCCCCGGTCATTGGCGATGAGCGCGACGGCCGCCTCCCGCCGCGGAACGGCCGCCGGCTTCCGCTTTGCGGGGATCGCATGCTGGGAGCCTTTTCTCCGCGCCTTGCAGATTGCCCCCAGGGGGCAGGCCGGGCAGTCGGGGCTTCGGGGCGTGCAGACGGCCGAGCCGAGGTCCATGAGGGCCTGGTTGTAATGGCCGGGTTCGTCTGCGGGGACCAGCCGTGCCGCGATTTCCCCGATCCTCTTTCTGGTCGTGCCGCGGTCCACGGGGTCTTCGACCGCGAAGAGACGGGCGATGACGCGGAGCACGTTGCCGTCGACGGCCGCAACGCGCCTTCCGAAGGCGATGCTCAGGATTGCCCCGGCCGTGTAATCGCCCACGCCGGGGAGATGTCGGAGCTCGTCCGGGTCGGCGGGGATCTTCCCGCCGTGCTGCCTCGCCACGACACGGGCCGCCTCGTGGAGGTGCCGGGCGCGGGAGTAGTACCCGAGCCCTTCCCATGCCTTGAGAACGGCCTCTTGGCGGGCCCCGGCGAGGGCACGGACGTCGGGGAACGTCTTCAGAAACCTTTCGTAGTAGGGCAGGACGGTTTCGACGCGGGTCTGCTGCAGCATGATCTCGGCTACCCAGATGCGGTAGGGGTCCGTCGTCCTGCGCCAGGGCAGGCCGCGCTTGTTTCTCCCGTACCAGCCGAGCAGCAGCCGCGGGATGTCCGCTTCGGCGTGTTTCCCCATGCCCGCACGGCGCATGGGACGCCCACATTGTGGGCCCTCTGCCTTTCGCCTTACGCCTTTTGCCATAATTTCTAGACGTGGTTGCGGAGCATCAGCTCCGCCGGGTGGGGGTTCAGATAGGTCTGCTCCTTCAGGTAGGGCTGGTTGTACTTCCGGACGTAGTGGGCAAGCAGGGTGACGGGGACGATCAGGGGGATGAGCCCCTTGCGGTACGAGCGGATGACCTCGAGGAGCTCCTGCTTCTCGTCGGCGCTGAGGACCTTCTTGAAGTAGCCCATGATGTGAGTGAGTACGTTTTCGTGCTTGGCTGCCGTGGGCTTGAGCGCCATGGCCTCCATGAGCAGCTTCTCGTAGCGCTCCAGGAGATCCTTCGTCGGCATTTCCCTGGCGTGCGCGACGAGGTTTCCCATCTCCTTGAGATGCCTGGGGCTGTGGGCCATGAGCAGCAGCTTGTTCTTCGTGTGAAACTCCACGAGGCGGCCCACTTGCCGGCCGCCCTCCATGAGGTCGCAGTACCGCTTGCAGGTGAAGATGCGCTCGATGAAGTTCTCCCGCAGGACGGGGTCGTGCAGGCGTCCCTCCTCCTCGACGGGGGTGAGCGGGAAATGCTCCATGAAGATCCGGGCGAAGACGCCCACGCCGATCTTCCGGGGCACCCCCTTGTCGTCATAAACCTTGACGCGCTCCATGCCGCTCGAGGGCGAGTCGCTCTTGAAGATGAAGCCGCAGAGGTCTTCCTTCTCCAGCTCCCTGACGCGCTTGCGGGCCCAGGCCTCCATCCGTTCCGTGTGGTCGGCGCCGGTCCTGTGAATGACGAGCCGAGGCCTCTGCGGGTCGCCGACGAGGCGGAAGGTGTCCCGCGGGATGCCGAAGCCGCACTCCACCTCGGGGCACACGGGCACGTATTCGACGTACTTCCCGAGGGTGTGCACCAGGAAGCGGTCCATGGCGTGTCCGCCGTTCCAGCGGACGTTCTCCCCGAGCAGTCAGGTGCTGATTCCGAGGCGGATCTTTTCCATGGTCGACATCCTACCACATCCTCTGTCCGGGGCAACCCAAAACTTCGGGGTTTTCGGAAGAGGGGACGTCCCGCTTGCCTGACGCCGGGATTGCGTGCTAGAGAAAGACCCATGGGACAACTGTCCCTGAGGGCAGCGCTCGTGGACAGGATCCGACGGATTCCCATCGGGGAGAAGGCATGGACGGATGCCCGGGGCTGGGTCCTGGACCCGCTTCTTCTGGCCGGGCTCGAGGGCGCGCCGCTGGGGAATCTGCACGTGGCGTCGATGAGGCCCGGGGCGGTGCGGGGAAACCACGCCCACGGCGCGGCGGAGGAGTGGCTTCTCTTCTGCGGCGGCCCGGCATCCCTTATCGCGGGGCCGGAGGAGATTTGCATCGGCGGCGGGGAGCCGGAGCTTTTCGCGATACCCGCGGGACTTCCCCACGCCATCGTCAATCGGTCCGACAAGGAGATCTTTCTGG
Coding sequences:
- a CDS encoding iron transporter; its protein translation is MTETRAKLKEGFSGGLKRGWGGFLWMMKIIIPISFLTAVLAWTGWLGALDFLLAPLLGFMGLPAMAALPILIGGLTGIYGGIAAMAVLPFSVAEMTLLANFLLICHNLVQEGVIQAKSGLNPVKATLFRVAAAVATVWALTFFIETNPSAAVHAGSLVSSSTQAFPAMVYDWAVSMLDLSVKVFLIIMTILTLLEIAKSMGWIMPVVKALSPFLRVLGLSEKVGILWMTAVVFGLAYGGAVIVEEARQGHISKEELEELQLSIGINHSMVEDPILFMAFGISAFWLWVPRLITAMAATRMLTLWVSWRKRALSPAA
- a CDS encoding thioredoxin fold domain-containing protein → MDQEAVIIECLRCGTKNRVPRSRIDDRPRCGKCRAPLAVEAFAVRPVETGDGTFARDVLASGAPALVYFYSPSCPYCRMLSPVIDEIAVKYEGSAVIARTDVAVNPRVAQQYGIQGVPSLLLFREGKLVKRMVGVLSGDEIERSLKGIIKLS
- the ybaK gene encoding Cys-tRNA(Pro) deacylase codes for the protein MSKDHVPATPAIRVLKDNGIDFIPRPYKYEERGGTEVAARELGVDEHLTVKTLVMEDEKKAPFIVLMHGDREVSTKELARILGVKAVQPCDPAAAHRHTGYMVGGTSPFGTKKALPVYVEETILSLPVIYINAGRKGLLVEMRPADLVKLLKPVPVNVAR
- the mutY gene encoding A/G-specific adenine glycosylase translates to MRRAGMGKHAEADIPRLLLGWYGRNKRGLPWRRTTDPYRIWVAEIMLQQTRVETVLPYYERFLKTFPDVRALAGARQEAVLKAWEGLGYYSRARHLHEAARVVARQHGGKIPADPDELRHLPGVGDYTAGAILSIAFGRRVAAVDGNVLRVIARLFAVEDPVDRGTTRKRIGEIAARLVPADEPGHYNQALMDLGSAVCTPRSPDCPACPLGAICKARRKGSQHAIPAKRKPAAVPRREAAVALIANDRGELLLARRPSRGLLGGLWRFPGGVLREGETPAAGLRRLLREELSLRGSPGKALFSVEHGYSHFTVTVHVMSVSIRGPVPSAGGGTPLRWAGPRGLTRLAVSRLERKILDALPTDRLL
- a CDS encoding cupin domain-containing protein, which codes for MGQLSLRAALVDRIRRIPIGEKAWTDARGWVLDPLLLAGLEGAPLGNLHVASMRPGAVRGNHAHGAAEEWLLFCGGPASLIAGPEEICIGGGEPELFAIPAGLPHAIVNRSDKEIFLVVFYAEKELQTAPAKVL